Proteins co-encoded in one Papaver somniferum cultivar HN1 chromosome 5, ASM357369v1, whole genome shotgun sequence genomic window:
- the LOC113283789 gene encoding importin subunit alpha-3-like isoform X6, with protein sequence MFWASGNTVFTFFEVALALMNIVSGTSENTEVIIEQGAIPIFVALLSSPSDDVRDQTKPALPALKRLINSTDEAVLTDSCWALSYLTVQMKTMLLLRLVHVTDLLSYCFTHLLLYSFNIVTGDDRQPQCIIEL encoded by the exons ATGTTCTGGGCTTCTGGCAATACAGTCTTTACTTTC TTTGAGGTGGCTCTGGCTCTAATGAACATTGTTTCTGGAACCTCAGAGAATACCGAAGTGATCATTGAGCAGGGAGCTATCCCAATCTTTGTGGCGCTTCTCAGTTCCCCCAGTGATGATGTTCGAGACCAG ACAAAGCCTGCACTCCCTGCTCTTAAGCGTCTTATTAACTCCACTGATGAAGCAGTACTTACAGACTCGTGCTGGGCCCTTTCTTATCTGACGGTACAAATGAAAACCATGTTGTTATTGAGGTTGGTGCATGTCACCGACTTGTTGAGTTACTGCT TCACCCATCTCCTACTGTACTCATTCAATATTGTTACTGGAGATGATCGTCAGCCCCAG TGTATCATTGAACTTTAA
- the LOC113283789 gene encoding importin subunit alpha-1b-like isoform X2 — MFWASGNTVFTFFLQREDFPQLQVDTCSEIEFEVALALMNIVSGTSENTEVIIEQGAIPIFVALLSSPSDDVRDQTKPALPALKRLINSTDEAVLTDSCWALSYLTVQMKTMLLLRLVHVTDLLSYCFTHLLLYSFNIVTGDDRQPQFIPY, encoded by the exons ATGTTCTGGGCTTCTGGCAATACAGTCTTTACTTTC tttcttcagagGGAGGACTTTCCACAACTTCAAGTGGATACTTGCTCTGAAATTGAG TTTGAGGTGGCTCTGGCTCTAATGAACATTGTTTCTGGAACCTCAGAGAATACCGAAGTGATCATTGAGCAGGGAGCTATCCCAATCTTTGTGGCGCTTCTCAGTTCCCCCAGTGATGATGTTCGAGACCAG ACAAAGCCTGCACTCCCTGCTCTTAAGCGTCTTATTAACTCCACTGATGAAGCAGTACTTACAGACTCGTGCTGGGCCCTTTCTTATCTGACGGTACAAATGAAAACCATGTTGTTATTGAGGTTGGTGCATGTCACCGACTTGTTGAGTTACTGCT TCACCCATCTCCTACTGTACTCATTCAATATTGTTACTGGAGATGATCGTCAGCCCCAG TTCATTCCCTACTGA
- the LOC113283789 gene encoding importin subunit alpha-1b-like isoform X3: MFWASGNTVFTFFLQREDFPQLQVDTCSEIEFEVALALMNIVSGTSENTEVIIEQGAIPIFVALLSSPSDDVRDQTKPALPALKRLINSTDEAVLTDSCWALSYLTVQMKTMLLLRLVHVTDLLSYCFTHLLLYSFNIVTGDDRQPQQ, from the exons ATGTTCTGGGCTTCTGGCAATACAGTCTTTACTTTC tttcttcagagGGAGGACTTTCCACAACTTCAAGTGGATACTTGCTCTGAAATTGAG TTTGAGGTGGCTCTGGCTCTAATGAACATTGTTTCTGGAACCTCAGAGAATACCGAAGTGATCATTGAGCAGGGAGCTATCCCAATCTTTGTGGCGCTTCTCAGTTCCCCCAGTGATGATGTTCGAGACCAG ACAAAGCCTGCACTCCCTGCTCTTAAGCGTCTTATTAACTCCACTGATGAAGCAGTACTTACAGACTCGTGCTGGGCCCTTTCTTATCTGACGGTACAAATGAAAACCATGTTGTTATTGAGGTTGGTGCATGTCACCGACTTGTTGAGTTACTGCT TCACCCATCTCCTACTGTACTCATTCAATATTGTTACTGGAGATGATCGTCAGCCCCAG CAGTAA
- the LOC113283789 gene encoding importin subunit alpha-1b-like isoform X1 codes for MFWASGNTVFTFFLQREDFPQLQVDTCSEIEFEVALALMNIVSGTSENTEVIIEQGAIPIFVALLSSPSDDVRDQTKPALPALKRLINSTDEAVLTDSCWALSYLTVQMKTMLLLRLVHVTDLLSYCFTHLLLYSFNIVTGDDRQPQCIIEL; via the exons ATGTTCTGGGCTTCTGGCAATACAGTCTTTACTTTC tttcttcagagGGAGGACTTTCCACAACTTCAAGTGGATACTTGCTCTGAAATTGAG TTTGAGGTGGCTCTGGCTCTAATGAACATTGTTTCTGGAACCTCAGAGAATACCGAAGTGATCATTGAGCAGGGAGCTATCCCAATCTTTGTGGCGCTTCTCAGTTCCCCCAGTGATGATGTTCGAGACCAG ACAAAGCCTGCACTCCCTGCTCTTAAGCGTCTTATTAACTCCACTGATGAAGCAGTACTTACAGACTCGTGCTGGGCCCTTTCTTATCTGACGGTACAAATGAAAACCATGTTGTTATTGAGGTTGGTGCATGTCACCGACTTGTTGAGTTACTGCT TCACCCATCTCCTACTGTACTCATTCAATATTGTTACTGGAGATGATCGTCAGCCCCAG TGTATCATTGAACTTTAA
- the LOC113283789 gene encoding importin subunit alpha-1b-like isoform X4 — MFWASGNTVFTFFLQREDFPQLQVDTCSEIEFEVALALMNIVSGTSENTEVIIEQGAIPIFVALLSSPSDDVRDQTKPALPALKRLINSTDEAVLTDSCWALSYLTVQMKTMLLLRLVHVTDLLSYCFTHLLLYSFNIVTGDDRQPQ; from the exons ATGTTCTGGGCTTCTGGCAATACAGTCTTTACTTTC tttcttcagagGGAGGACTTTCCACAACTTCAAGTGGATACTTGCTCTGAAATTGAG TTTGAGGTGGCTCTGGCTCTAATGAACATTGTTTCTGGAACCTCAGAGAATACCGAAGTGATCATTGAGCAGGGAGCTATCCCAATCTTTGTGGCGCTTCTCAGTTCCCCCAGTGATGATGTTCGAGACCAG ACAAAGCCTGCACTCCCTGCTCTTAAGCGTCTTATTAACTCCACTGATGAAGCAGTACTTACAGACTCGTGCTGGGCCCTTTCTTATCTGACGGTACAAATGAAAACCATGTTGTTATTGAGGTTGGTGCATGTCACCGACTTGTTGAGTTACTGCT TCACCCATCTCCTACTGTACTCATTCAATATTGTTACTGGAGATGATCGTCAGCCCCAG TAA
- the LOC113283789 gene encoding importin subunit alpha-1b-like isoform X7 codes for MILIFEQFEVALALMNIVSGTSENTEVIIEQGAIPIFVALLSSPSDDVRDQTKPALPALKRLINSTDEAVLTDSCWALSYLTVQMKTMLLLRLVHVTDLLSYCFTHLLLYSFNIVTGDDRQPQCIIEL; via the exons atgattttgatttttgaacagTTTGAGGTGGCTCTGGCTCTAATGAACATTGTTTCTGGAACCTCAGAGAATACCGAAGTGATCATTGAGCAGGGAGCTATCCCAATCTTTGTGGCGCTTCTCAGTTCCCCCAGTGATGATGTTCGAGACCAG ACAAAGCCTGCACTCCCTGCTCTTAAGCGTCTTATTAACTCCACTGATGAAGCAGTACTTACAGACTCGTGCTGGGCCCTTTCTTATCTGACGGTACAAATGAAAACCATGTTGTTATTGAGGTTGGTGCATGTCACCGACTTGTTGAGTTACTGCT TCACCCATCTCCTACTGTACTCATTCAATATTGTTACTGGAGATGATCGTCAGCCCCAG TGTATCATTGAACTTTAA